In Besnoitia besnoiti strain Bb-Ger1 chromosome I, whole genome shotgun sequence, the genomic window CACAGATTCAGTGGAAAAAGTAGTCGCTGTTAAGGACTTCGGTGATGTCCAGCGAGCCTTtggtgggcggcggcggcaagtcctcggcgacgcggccgagcctggcgcggaggccctcgTAGAACTCCTCCAGGATAGGCTGCGAGTAAAGCCGAACGAACTCTTGCCTGAGGATGCGGCGCATGCGGTCGACGTCGCCCGCCAGAGTCCAGTACGAGTCGTGaaccgcggcgaaggccatCGGCGCCCACGTTTGCTcccgcgaggctgcgtcgatttcggcgagcgcagggagggcggggaggTCTGCGAAGTACGGCGgcaccagcggcggcgggttgGGCatgaggcagcggcgcgcggtgaGCATCATGTGGGTCGCGTCGAGCGAGTGAATGAAGTTAGGGGGGAATCCGAGTCTCTGTTTGGACGCACTCGTCGGCGTGTCTTCGCCCGCCACACGGACGATGTGCGTCTGAAACACCGTCTTCACCTCCAGGGCCTTTCCCGAGCGGTAGGGTTGCTCGGCGCCGAAGTGGATCAGTGGGAGAAACCAGGAGACCGGCAGGCCGAGGCGGTTGAGCATCTTGGAGACTTCGTCGAGCCACTTTTTCAGCCGCATCGCGCTCTCAAACACCTCGCCGATCGAGGAGAgaacgacgcgcgcgagataGACGCCGAGGCTCTtgagcgtcgccgcgtcgacAGTCTCCCCAATCAAGTCTTCGAGCTGCCGGGTGACTtggtcgcgcgcgccgacggccgtCACGCCGTAGCAGATGGTCATGACCGTCTGCTTCACGACTTTCCGCTGCAGCAAGTTGTGCTGAATcaggagcgccgccagcgtcttCTCGAGCGGCTGCCGGCCGTCTGGGCTGAcgctctgcgcagcggcgtccgcgaAAACCCGCATCTTGACAACCTCCAAGACAAAGGTGTACACGTCCTGCGGCTTGGCGCCGCCCACGAGGTTgaccgcctcgccgccgcgccggtcgcggccGAGCGCGGCGTAGTGCTGGAGGCCGTTGCAGCTTCCGTCCTGGTGAATCGGCAGGCTCGAGAGGAACTGGGCGCTGTCTGCGACGCCGTGATCCACGACTTTCTTCAACTCGAGGATCGCACCCAGTGCCTGCCAGGGGTCGTCGGCCTCCTGACCCAGGATCTGCAGGCTCCGCGGGTGCAGCGGGTCGTTCGCGACTTGGATGAAGTCGTCGAGACGCGAATCCACCCAGGCTTGCCGgtcggcgaaggagagctTGTTGACGCCGAACAAGTTCGCAACGTGCACCTTCAGCCAGCCGAGGCCGGTTGGACCGAGCGGCTTGGGCTGCGCAAAGACcagcagcgagcggcagacGTCGTCGCCCATGTGGTTCAgatgcggcggcagcgggtaGCAGCGACCGCGGAAGTCGATGTTGTGCGGAAAGTAAAGCGCCTGGACATTCTGGAAGCACCGCGCCACCTGCAACTTGAGCAGAAAAGACGGGCGCTCGGACTGGAGCTTCGCAGCCTGCTGCAAAAGGTGCCTGAGGCGGAtgctcgcggcggacgcgtccgccgcggagaggcccgcgcggcgcggctcgctgtcgAGCTGCTTCAGGCGCAAAATCTCCTCCTCGAGAgcgctgctgtctcgcgAAGGCAGGCGCCCCAGCTCGAGCCCGCGCTCCCACGCGGCCTCCATCACGCTCAGGACGTCCTTATTGATGCGCCACGGCTGAGAGCCCAGCGCCGACACCACTGCGCGGGGCAGCGTCGTGTCGTAAGCGTGGAAGTCGCGCGCCAtcttcgcgcggcctgcgccgcccagAAAAGTGAtcttctccgtcttcgtcgaagaggaggaagatgcCTTGCCCGCCTTCCCTCGCTTCGGCTTCTTGCTCCTGACCCCCTGGTCGCCATAGGCCGCGACCTCCgccccagacgccgcggactcgctcatgtcttcttcagctttctcctcgtcttcgaggTCAgactcctcctcgtccttctgCCTAGAGGAGGGCTTGCTGGTCGACTTGACCTCGCCGTAGGAGACAGCGCGCACGAAGGAGTTGCGCAGCATCAGATATGCGCCTTGCGAGTAGCCCTCccacggcagcggcggaatGATCATCGGCAAATACTTGAGAAAGAGCCaaaacgacggcgacggccccCCGCCTGCGGACGGGAGTGTGCGGAAGTTGCTCGGGGgctgggcgccgcccgcgggagcgccgccggcagacaggggcgaggccgcggcgcccgccgccgaaaccggccgcgagggcggcggcggtcggtTCTTCCCGGGGCCGAAGAAAGAAGTGTACTTCTCCCCCGAGACGAGCTGCGAGTAACAGACGCGCCGCATCTGAATCACGCCGAGGAAGCGCTGCGTTTTCGCGTTGTAGATCAGCCTGTGACAAAACGCAGGGACTTCGACCTGAACGAAACCGAGACGCGACAGACCGACACCCATCTGCactcctctcgctcggcaGCATGTGCCCCCTTGCCTTTCTTCATCGGCTGCccagcgcagcagacgagtGCAGCGGGCGAAGACCGCTGCACTCGCTTCTACTACACGGCCAAACTGCGCAGCGACAGTCTTCTCAAACAGGAACCCCGTCCCCACACCGAACCAGCGTGCCCTGAAGGCCGCACCACCTGCAGCCCCTGTCGCTTAATATCGCTGACTCCCTGCGCGGACGTGTCGCCGAGTGACAAGAACGCAGGCGTCGCTCGGTCGCCCGCGCACGCGTCCGTCGATTGActggacgccgcggccgccctgcTGGGCCTTAGTGTCTGGTCGGCTCGTACGGCAGGCAGGCCTCTTCGTTCACAGGGAAACGGCATGCTGCAAAGGGTGTTACTTCGCCGGCACCAACACGACAAACTCCCAAGAGACGACAAGAGACAGGTGTACGCCTGCGAGCCGTTCGCGAGCACCTCTCGTACAAGGCCTGCGATGGAAAAGTCGAATCAAGGACGCCGCGTATGCAtgcccccgcggcgctgagcTCCAGGGTTCGAACCCACGACCCTAGCCCatgtcgccctcctccctctcgcccttGTGACGCACCTTGCTGaaggagcgccgcgagcggtaGACTGTGAGATGCGCGAAGTCCTCGGAGTCGAAAGCCGTGCCGAAGAGCGGCTTGGGTCGACCGCGCCTTTCCTTCTTTGCCTGATtgttcgcgcgcgcctccgcctccgacCCAGCCTCCGGCCTCCCGCCTGCGACGACCTGGatgctcgccgccgcagggagcTGTAAACACGACACCCCGGAGACAGAGCCGCCGAGAACGAACTCAGatacacacacgcacgctTCTCACGACAAGCGAACCCAAAACGCTACACCCCCACTACACCCGAGGCGCGAGTCTATGCTCCAGAGGCGAatcgcgctcggcgtctcgcctccgcttggCGGCGTGTCTCCAGCTTGGGCATCCTTGTAGGCTGCGAAgtcagcgtctgcagcttccACCTCAGAGACAAGTGGAAGCCTAAGCGAGCCTCTCTGTTCAGAGACCTGCGGAGACGTTCACAGGCCGTCTTCCCCCCTTTTTCGACCCTCGCCTTCACCGGCCGCGCttcctgcctcttctccaGCGACCTCTGCGCGGCCACACCGGGCTACAGCTGCATCGCGAGCCGCCCAACTGCCCTACACTCGCGCCGTTTCCCTCCACGGCCCCTCCTCAGCCCTTTTGCTTGGGGTGGGCGCTTACCGGTTCGTCGTGCGCGGTCTgtgcgagcgccgcgtccgcttcAGCTGCCTCGGATTCAGCGCGCGGCATGTTCTCGCCGGCCGCTTTCCGCAGCGctcgctcggcctcgcgtttcttctccttggcgcggcgcatgcactctTTTTCGCGTTCCTTCTGGTGGAGCTCCTCTGCGAGTTCGCGCTTGGCTGCGGCGTAGTCGGCCTCCACGAACGCGTGGCGGAGAAgcacgccgaggaggaggccgccgactTGCAGCTTCTTCTTGATGTCCCATAGCTCGTGGTGCCCGCTCGGcgacgagaggaggcgctgcagctcgcgccgctcccgcGGATCGAGAGTCTTACCCTGtgcgcgcttctgcagcagctcatGCTCCCGAaagagccgcggctgcggcaggatgaggcgcgaggacgacgacgagcccGCGAACggggacgacgcgccgcctccggcgtccgcgccgcggaaaaaTTGGTCCGAGCGCAAGGCATTCACTTCGAGATTGACCGCAGTTCCAATCGCCAGCGCCATCTGCGTCACCGGGACTTGGCGCTGCGACCGATTCTGAatcagcgccgccgctgtcgcagcCACGACTGTCTCatccgcttcttcgtcctcctctcctccctcttcggcgccctccgAGGACGTTGGACGGtcgctcttcgtcgtcgccgcggcctcggtgCCGTCccctgaggcgcgccgcggaggctgaTGCACCACGCGAATCCTGGACTCGGctttcgccgcgctctctgcgtcgcgcgcgtcgtcttccgcgaccgcctgcgcgtcgctctcctcgaaAAGCGGCTCTTCCTCAGCGTGCGCGGGCTTGacctcgtcggcgcggccttTCTTACCCGGGACGACTGCCGAGGAAGCCGTCGGGACGACGATGAGCTGCACCGCCGTGCGCGCGGTGATGAGCGCGAGCACTGTGGGGTCGAGatccagcggcagcagcgtctTGTCGGACTCAATGTCTTTCTGCAGGCCGTTCGCCTCGCAGTCGCCTCCCTGACGCCTGCGACGACCCCCCcactccgcctccgcctcctctgctgctggcgcgcccgcgcggactgccggcgacgccgcgtcctcctcctcctccgagCTCAGCTTGCGCGCGTAGCGATCGAgttgcttcttctgctccgCCTGCATGGCGGCGATGCGCGTGCGCATCTCGTTGACCCAAAAACACCAGACGCGCTTCGAGATGCCGCGGTCTGCCGGCAccggctcgctcgcgcctccgcctccgccagacagcgccgcagcctcagacgcagatgcagaagccgcagaggaggagccgGAGACggagcaggcggcgctggacAGGAATGACTTCTG contains:
- a CDS encoding DNA-dependent RNA polymerase (encoded by transcript BESB_006680); amino-acid sequence: MRHPLQPSSPRFAAPAWGASSSCSLRNFSSLPASLARARTRPSGLAGSRSRLTMLFSSSTFAQPTTIPSSSFSPVSSPTSCAASPSLSQDLSERPHAPSPSFPEQSSSPFSSPLAAASDVPLSSAVPSSSAHPSCPVASSLTPRESSVSASEGASSRGHFAAAWPFRDALDALEAQGVHTLDEQARTLGFASGPHLGLETLRRLSPEQEKLVFHWLLTGDLGPAPAADATSSSQPPQSTPSQDSPLSPPSASSPARASSPPSLPACVLSCLHILEEELLLKGLVISDLPRDVFFSHLRDAALPQEIAAEQAEKKQRREAEKARGKKLNGVDWSRPQTPGALSAPSRTRPTEKTGVHTPQRGFDGEAREGERDQSSESRQELLNSAWVMARKKEIYGDNPYPFPLRWTLDASSSVPPSSAAPQLSASAAPQLSTSAAPVSQSLLPFVLQEQPSSSSAEEPSCILEKRQIIVERCVWQRMLEEVDQQKSFLSSAACSVSGSSSAASASASEAAALSGGGGGASEPVPADRGISKRVWCFWVNEMRTRIAAMQAEQKKQLDRYARKLSSEEEEDAASPAVRAGAPAAEEAEAEWGGRRRRQGGDCEANGLQKDIESDKTLLPLDLDPTVLALITARTAVQLIVVPTASSAVVPGKKGRADEVKPAHAEEEPLFEESDAQAVAEDDARDAESAAKAESRIRVVHQPPRRASGDGTEAAATTKSDRPTSSEGAEEGGEEDEEADETVVAATAAALIQNRSQRQVPVTQMALAIGTAVNLEVNALRSDQFFRGADAGGGASSPFAGSSSSSRLILPQPRLFREHELLQKRAQGKTLDPRERRELQRLLSSPSGHHELWDIKKKLQVGGLLLGVLLRHAFVEADYAAAKRELAEELHQKEREKECMRRAKEKKREAERALRKAAGENMPRAESEAAEADAALAQTAHDEPAKKERRGRPKPLFGTAFDSEDFAHLTVYRSRRSFSKVEVPAFCHRLIYNAKTQRFLGVIQMRRVCYSQLVSGEKYTSFFGPGKNRPPPPSRPVSAAGAAASPLSAGGAPAGGAQPPSNFRTLPSAGGGPSPSFWLFLKYLPMIIPPLPWEGYSQGAYLMLRNSFVRAVSYGEVKSTSKPSSRQKDEEESDLEDEEKAEEDMSESAASGAEVAAYGDQGVRSKKPKRGKAGKASSSSSTKTEKITFLGGAGRAKMARDFHAYDTTLPRAVVSALGSQPWRINKDVLSVMEAAWERGLELGRLPSRDSSALEEEILRLKQLDSEPRRAGLSAADASAASIRLRHLLQQAAKLQSERPSFLLKLQVARCFQNVQALYFPHNIDFRGRCYPLPPHLNHMGDDVCRSLLVFAQPKPLGPTGLGWLKVHVANLFGVNKLSFADRQAWVDSRLDDFIQVANDPLHPRSLQILGQEADDPWQALGAILELKKVVDHGVADSAQFLSSLPIHQDGSCNGLQHYAALGRDRRGGEAVNLVGGAKPQDVYTFVLEVVKMRVFADAAAQSVSPDGRQPLEKTLAALLIQHNLLQRKVVKQTVMTICYGVTAVGARDQVTRQLEDLIGETVDAATLKSLGVYLARVVLSSIGEVFESAMRLKKWLDEVSKMLNRLGLPVSWFLPLIHFGAEQPYRSGKALEVKTVFQTHIVRVAGEDTPTSASKQRLGFPPNFIHSLDATHMMLTARRCLMPNPPPLVPPYFADLPALPALAEIDAASREQTWAPMAFAAVHDSYWTLAGDVDRMRRILRQEFVRLYSQPILEEFYEGLRARLGRVAEDLPPPPTKGSLDITEVLNSDYFFH